A single genomic interval of Isorropodon fossajaponicum endosymbiont JTNG4 harbors:
- the rpe gene encoding ribulose-phosphate 3-epimerase, which translates to MKQANFIAPSILAADFARLGEEVDNVLRDGADIVHFDVMDNHYVPNLTIGPLVCEALRSHGVSAPIDVHLMVRPVDRIIPDFIKAGASYITFHPEASEHIDRTLSMIQEGGCKAGLVFNPATPLHVLENVTDKLDIILLMSVNPGFGGQSFIPHTLEKCREVRKLIDASGRDIRLEVDGGVKIDNIREVAEAGADTFVAGSAIFSTDDYKATIDAMRVELAKA; encoded by the coding sequence ATGAAACAAGCTAATTTTATTGCCCCTTCGATTCTTGCAGCAGACTTTGCCAGACTAGGTGAAGAAGTTGACAATGTGCTTAGAGATGGCGCAGACATCGTCCACTTTGACGTCATGGACAATCACTACGTGCCAAATTTAACCATCGGTCCCCTGGTGTGTGAAGCGCTTAGAAGTCATGGCGTTAGTGCGCCAATTGATGTTCACTTAATGGTGAGGCCTGTTGATAGAATTATTCCTGATTTTATTAAAGCTGGCGCATCATATATTACTTTTCATCCAGAAGCATCGGAGCACATTGATAGAACACTAAGTATGATTCAAGAAGGGGGTTGTAAGGCTGGCCTAGTATTTAATCCCGCAACACCACTGCACGTATTAGAAAACGTCACGGACAAACTAGACATTATTTTATTAATGTCAGTTAACCCTGGTTTTGGCGGACAGTCTTTTATTCCTCATACATTGGAAAAATGTCGTGAAGTCAGAAAACTGATCGATGCAAGCGGCAGGGATATTCGTTTAGAGGTTGATGGTGGTGTAAAAATTGACAACATTCGTGAAGTAGCTGAAGCTGGTGCAGATACATTTGTTGCTGGCTCTGCAATCTTCAGCACTGATGATTACAAGGCGACCATTGATGCAATGCGTGTGGAGCTTGCTAAGGCTTAA
- the gpmI gene encoding 2,3-bisphosphoglycerate-independent phosphoglycerate mutase gives MQSKKQTKLLLILDGWGHSETTQNNAIALANTPIWDKLNQTFPHSLIHTSGKDVGLPGEQMGNSEVGHLNLGAGRTVKQDFTRICNELQNGDFFRNPILKNSLEYANDNNKAVHIMGLLSDGGVHSHEEQIHAMLEMTHKQGCKNVYLHLFTDGRDCAPKSAEKYIQKLETKMAALGTGEIVSIIGRYFSMDRDNRWSRIRCAYELIAKGKAKFLAQSALHAVELAYARGETDEFIQSTSIKVPTSIKKGDVLIFMNYRADRARQITRAFTDEDLQGFSRGTFVPTQFVCLTEYKKDFNLPVAYPPSKLNNVLGKYLSNLGMTQLRIAETEKYAHVTFFLNGGVEQAFNGEDRILIPSPDVATYDLQPEMSAFELTDALVESIESQKYDLIICNFANTDMVGHSGKLGATIKAVETVDSCLGIIHKAMFAIGGEILITADHGNAEQMINPQTHEVHTAHTNNPVPLIFVSERKADIAEPEKGALSDIAPTLLAMMDIEKPDEMTGNSLLTFK, from the coding sequence ATGCAATCTAAAAAACAAACAAAATTATTATTAATTCTAGACGGCTGGGGGCATTCTGAAACCACCCAAAACAATGCTATTGCACTAGCAAATACCCCGATTTGGGATAAATTAAACCAAACCTTTCCACACTCTTTAATCCACACCAGTGGCAAAGACGTTGGCCTGCCTGGCGAGCAAATGGGAAATTCAGAAGTGGGGCATCTTAATCTGGGCGCAGGACGCACTGTGAAACAAGACTTTACTCGCATTTGTAACGAACTTCAAAATGGCGACTTCTTTAGAAACCCAATTTTAAAAAACTCATTAGAATACGCAAATGACAATAACAAGGCGGTTCATATTATGGGGCTTTTATCTGATGGCGGAGTACACTCGCACGAAGAGCAAATCCATGCTATGTTAGAAATGACACACAAACAAGGCTGTAAAAACGTCTACTTACATCTATTTACAGACGGCAGAGATTGTGCGCCAAAAAGTGCTGAAAAATACATTCAAAAACTTGAAACCAAAATGGCTGCCCTTGGTACAGGAGAAATTGTTAGCATTATTGGCCGATACTTTTCAATGGATCGAGACAATCGCTGGTCACGCATTCGTTGTGCTTATGAGCTTATCGCCAAAGGCAAGGCGAAGTTTTTAGCCCAATCTGCCCTACATGCTGTTGAATTAGCATACGCGCGCGGTGAAACCGATGAATTCATCCAATCAACCTCAATTAAAGTACCGACCTCAATTAAAAAAGGCGATGTGTTAATTTTTATGAATTATCGTGCAGATCGTGCTAGGCAAATTACACGCGCTTTTACTGATGAGGACCTTCAAGGGTTTTCACGTGGAACATTCGTCCCAACTCAATTTGTTTGTCTAACTGAGTACAAAAAAGACTTCAACCTGCCAGTGGCTTACCCGCCTTCTAAACTGAACAATGTTCTGGGCAAATATTTATCAAATTTAGGTATGACCCAACTTAGAATTGCTGAAACTGAAAAATATGCACACGTCACTTTTTTCCTCAATGGTGGTGTTGAGCAAGCTTTTAATGGCGAAGACCGCATACTAATTCCTTCACCCGATGTTGCCACTTATGACCTACAACCTGAAATGAGCGCATTTGAACTAACAGATGCATTGGTTGAAAGTATTGAAAGCCAGAAATATGATCTGATTATTTGCAATTTTGCCAACACCGACATGGTGGGGCATTCTGGCAAACTAGGCGCTACCATTAAGGCTGTTGAAACCGTTGATAGTTGCCTAGGCATTATTCATAAAGCTATGTTTGCCATTGGTGGCGAGATACTAATCACCGCTGATCATGGCAATGCAGAACAAATGATTAACCCACAAACTCACGAAGTGCATACAGCACACACCAACAACCCGGTGCCTTTAATCTTTGTTAGTGAGCGTAAAGCAGACATTGCCGAACCAGAAAAAGGTGCATTATCAGACATTGCACCAACCTTATTAGCAATGATGGATATTGAAAAGCCAGATGAAATGACTGGTAATAGTTTATTAACTTTTAAGTAA
- the ychF gene encoding redox-regulated ATPase YchF, translated as MGFKCGIVGLPNVGKSTLFNALTQAGIESANYPFCTIEPNVGIVPINDSRLDELAKIVNPQKILPTTMEFVDIAGLVEGASKGEGLGNRSLTNIRETDAIIHVVRAFDDDIIHVSGKVSPLDDIEIINTELILADLDVVEKLYQRALKNTKSGQTDGVPLKNLLAKILPVLEQGNSVRTLSFDEEELKLLKGFQLLTIKPVLYVANVSEDGFIDNAYLEIIEKFAHSENAQTVAICAEAEAEIAELDKDEKQEFLSEMGQSESGLDRLIKAGYQLLGLQTYFTAGVQEVCAWTINTGDSAPQAAGKIHGDFEKGFIRAQTVAFSDFIEFSGEKGAKEAGKLRSEGKEYIVQDGDVIHFLFNV; from the coding sequence ATGGGATTTAAATGTGGCATAGTAGGCTTGCCAAATGTTGGAAAGTCAACCTTATTTAATGCATTAACTCAGGCTGGCATTGAGTCTGCCAACTACCCTTTTTGTACAATTGAACCAAATGTTGGCATTGTGCCTATTAATGACTCACGCTTAGATGAGTTGGCAAAAATTGTTAATCCTCAAAAAATTCTACCCACCACAATGGAGTTTGTTGACATCGCTGGATTGGTTGAAGGCGCTTCAAAAGGCGAGGGACTAGGCAATCGATCTTTAACCAACATCCGTGAAACAGATGCCATTATCCACGTCGTTCGCGCCTTTGATGATGATATTATTCACGTATCAGGCAAGGTTTCACCACTTGATGATATTGAAATTATCAACACTGAGCTTATTTTAGCTGACTTGGATGTGGTTGAAAAACTGTATCAGAGAGCCCTTAAAAACACCAAGTCAGGTCAAACAGATGGCGTCCCTCTTAAAAACCTATTGGCAAAAATATTACCTGTACTTGAACAAGGAAACAGTGTCCGCACACTCTCGTTTGACGAGGAAGAATTAAAACTACTAAAAGGCTTCCAGCTGCTCACTATTAAGCCTGTCTTATACGTTGCCAATGTAAGCGAAGACGGCTTTATTGATAACGCTTACTTGGAAATAATAGAAAAATTTGCCCACAGCGAAAATGCGCAAACCGTTGCCATTTGCGCTGAGGCTGAGGCTGAAATTGCCGAATTAGACAAAGATGAGAAGCAAGAATTTTTATCTGAAATGGGGCAAAGTGAATCAGGGCTGGACAGATTAATTAAAGCGGGATATCAATTATTAGGACTACAAACATATTTTACCGCTGGCGTACAAGAAGTGTGCGCATGGACAATTAACACTGGTGATAGCGCCCCGCAAGCCGCTGGAAAAATTCACGGTGATTTTGAAAAAGGTTTTATTCGCGCCCAAACCGTTGCATTTTCTGATTTTATTGAGTTTAGTGGTGAAAAAGGCGCAAAAGAGGCTGGAAAATTACGCTCAGAAGGCAAAGAATATATTGTTCAAGATGGCGATGTGATACACTTTTTGTTTAATGTATAA
- the pth gene encoding aminoacyl-tRNA hydrolase translates to MTIRLIVGLGNPGKGYQSYRHNVGFWFCEALAHLYTGHFKKEAKFLGEVAQINIPGCSVRLLKPTTFMNCSGQSIQSIANFYQINADEILVVHDELDISPGIAKIKSGGGHGGHNGLRDTIKALDTKAFHRLRIGIGHPDDKSQVANFVLHAPSKGELEKIQDALSDSLQVIEGMIKGNFDKVMKTLHTKE, encoded by the coding sequence ATGACGATAAGACTGATTGTCGGTCTGGGCAATCCAGGCAAAGGCTATCAGTCTTATCGTCATAACGTGGGTTTCTGGTTCTGTGAGGCTTTAGCTCACCTATATACTGGTCATTTTAAAAAAGAAGCTAAGTTTTTGGGCGAAGTTGCCCAGATTAATATACCCGGCTGCAGCGTTAGACTGCTCAAGCCCACTACATTTATGAATTGTTCGGGACAATCTATTCAGAGTATTGCTAATTTTTATCAAATTAATGCCGATGAAATATTGGTTGTACATGATGAACTAGACATCAGCCCTGGCATTGCAAAAATTAAATCAGGTGGTGGTCATGGCGGACATAATGGCTTAAGAGACACTATTAAAGCCTTGGATACTAAGGCGTTTCACCGACTAAGAATTGGCATAGGTCACCCAGATGATAAATCACAAGTGGCTAACTTTGTACTACACGCACCCAGTAAGGGCGAATTAGAAAAAATACAAGACGCTTTGAGTGATTCGCTGCAAGTCATTGAAGGTATGATTAAAGGCAACTTTGACAAGGTCATGAAAACTTTACACACAAAAGAATAA
- a CDS encoding 50S ribosomal protein L25/general stress protein Ctc: MSLTISALTRDDQGKGASRRLRRNHKIPAIVYGVGKAPSNITLDVFEITHLLENEESYTSVLDLMIDKKKKAVIIKDLQRHPAKNIITHVDFLRINLKQAIVTSIPLHFNGEENNEAMRLGAILNQFVTSVEVSCLPTDLPHAIDVDISNLTMGEHISLTGLNMPKGVVITALTHGDIEAHDQSVVAVQEPRKMAEIEEEAPIIAEDAEDENTENSDTDKDKPDS; the protein is encoded by the coding sequence ATGAGTTTAACAATTAGCGCTTTAACAAGAGACGATCAAGGTAAAGGTGCGAGCCGCCGCCTACGTCGCAATCATAAAATCCCTGCTATTGTTTATGGCGTTGGCAAAGCCCCTAGTAATATCACCTTAGATGTTTTTGAAATTACCCACCTATTAGAAAACGAGGAGTCTTACACTTCAGTACTTGATTTAATGATTGATAAGAAAAAAAAAGCAGTTATTATTAAAGATTTACAACGTCATCCTGCTAAAAACATCATCACTCATGTTGACTTTCTGCGCATTAACTTAAAACAAGCAATTGTCACTAGCATCCCTCTACACTTTAATGGCGAGGAAAATAACGAAGCAATGCGTCTAGGTGCAATTCTTAACCAATTTGTTACTTCAGTTGAGGTTTCTTGCCTGCCAACAGACTTGCCTCACGCTATTGATGTAGACATCAGCAACCTTACAATGGGCGAACATATTAGTTTGACAGGTCTTAACATGCCAAAAGGCGTGGTTATTACCGCACTAACACATGGCGATATTGAAGCACACGATCAAAGCGTTGTTGCCGTTCAAGAGCCTAGAAAAATGGCCGAAATTGAAGAAGAAGCGCCTATTATTGCTGAAGACGCTGAAGATGAAAATACCGAGAACAGTGACACTGATAAAGATAAACCAGATTCATAA
- the ubiB gene encoding ubiquinone biosynthesis regulatory protein kinase UbiB, with protein sequence MHSLLRFIKISRVLMRYRLDSLVLSTPLLKSFKPLVYLIPWHYFPVKKYTRGERIRIALEELGPIFIKFGQTLSTRRDLLPEDIGNELAKLQDNCPAFDPIKAKQIIEQSLGAPTENLFKRFDIEPLASASIAQVHTALTNDDHEVVVKVVRPDINKAIKRDIKLMYALARLFNKHPISKKLRPIEIVAEFEGIILNELDMRIEAKNCSRIGENFKNSNLLYIPKVYSSLCHKNILTTERIHGIPVGDIKQLKANHIDMKRLAEEGVIIFFTQVFKHNFFHADMHPGNIFVNTNGQYIGVDFGIMGTLTEADKDFLADIFLAFFNQDYKKVAQTYIDSGWIGPATDISAFEAAVKRICEPMFEKPLGKISFGQVLLELIQEAKNFDITIQPQLLLLDKTLLNIEGLGRQLYPQLDLWTTAKPFLEDLVKEKYSVKNTFEKIKDQVPQLLKDMPELPALTINALKQLNKMKDMGRLYAQQTDSIVNQLKDNANRQTSAIFAGALAILSGVLAVNAFWLTSLLSSIVALIFWLKSR encoded by the coding sequence ATGCACAGCCTTCTAAGATTTATTAAAATTTCTCGTGTTTTGATGCGCTATCGCCTTGATTCCTTGGTGCTATCAACACCACTACTGAAAAGTTTCAAGCCTTTGGTGTATCTCATTCCTTGGCATTACTTTCCCGTTAAAAAATACACGCGAGGCGAGCGTATTCGCATAGCACTAGAAGAACTAGGCCCTATATTTATCAAATTTGGGCAAACACTTTCTACTAGGCGTGATTTGCTGCCAGAGGATATTGGCAATGAATTAGCAAAATTACAAGACAACTGCCCCGCTTTTGACCCAATAAAGGCCAAGCAAATTATTGAACAATCACTAGGCGCGCCCACTGAAAATTTATTTAAACGCTTTGATATTGAGCCTCTAGCCTCAGCCTCAATTGCCCAAGTGCACACTGCACTAACAAATGATGACCATGAAGTGGTGGTTAAGGTGGTCAGGCCAGATATCAATAAAGCCATCAAGCGTGATATTAAACTAATGTACGCCTTAGCAAGGCTATTTAATAAACATCCGATTAGTAAAAAACTACGCCCTATAGAGATTGTGGCAGAGTTTGAAGGCATTATCCTAAATGAGCTAGACATGCGCATTGAGGCCAAAAACTGTTCAAGAATTGGCGAAAATTTTAAAAATTCAAACCTGCTTTACATTCCAAAAGTTTACTCAAGCTTATGTCATAAGAACATTCTAACTACTGAGCGCATTCATGGCATTCCAGTAGGTGACATCAAACAACTAAAAGCCAATCATATCGACATGAAACGATTGGCAGAAGAAGGTGTGATTATTTTCTTCACTCAGGTTTTTAAGCATAATTTTTTCCATGCTGATATGCACCCTGGTAATATTTTTGTCAATACTAATGGACAATATATAGGGGTTGACTTTGGTATCATGGGTACGCTTACCGAGGCTGACAAAGACTTTCTAGCGGATATTTTTCTGGCTTTTTTTAACCAAGATTACAAAAAAGTAGCACAAACCTACATTGACTCTGGCTGGATAGGTCCAGCAACAGACATATCCGCCTTTGAAGCCGCTGTTAAAAGAATTTGCGAACCCATGTTTGAAAAGCCCCTAGGGAAAATCTCTTTTGGCCAGGTGTTGCTTGAGCTTATTCAAGAAGCTAAAAATTTTGACATCACTATTCAACCGCAACTGTTATTATTAGACAAAACCTTGTTAAATATTGAAGGACTTGGCAGGCAGTTATATCCACAACTTGATTTATGGACAACCGCAAAACCGTTTTTAGAAGATTTAGTTAAAGAGAAATATAGCGTGAAAAATACCTTTGAAAAAATAAAAGACCAAGTGCCACAACTCCTAAAAGACATGCCAGAGTTACCTGCCCTGACTATTAACGCACTCAAACAATTAAACAAAATGAAAGACATGGGGCGTCTTTATGCTCAGCAAACCGATAGTATTGTTAACCAACTCAAAGACAATGCAAATAGGCAAACCTCTGCTATTTTTGCTGGCGCTTTGGCTATTCTTAGCGGTGTTTTAGCGGTTAATGCGTTTTGGCTGACAAGTTTGCTCAGTAGTATTGTTGCTTTAATATTTTGGCTTAAGTCTAGATAG
- a CDS encoding SCP2 sterol-binding domain-containing protein, which yields MQLFAIFWHKQTVILEQALNCLIINGEVDISALNGKTIGVSLQDLLLDVHFVCANDRVFVLSVTDKPTDVDIKLKSMVFISLLHGEDLAELLRQDKISIHGDVKTAQLLVDLLKEVDIDLEEIASKYTGDIIANQFGKLTKKLNPASMESNNPLEIIKNGLSTLLISPTKSERYKYKNS from the coding sequence ATGCAGCTGTTTGCAATTTTCTGGCATAAGCAAACCGTTATCCTTGAGCAGGCGTTAAACTGCTTAATTATTAATGGCGAAGTTGACATAAGCGCGCTTAATGGCAAAACGATTGGCGTTTCTTTGCAAGACTTACTATTGGATGTACACTTTGTATGTGCCAATGACCGAGTATTTGTTTTGTCCGTCACTGACAAACCCACAGACGTTGATATTAAGCTCAAATCTATGGTGTTTATATCTTTACTTCATGGTGAAGACCTAGCTGAACTGCTTAGACAAGATAAAATTAGTATTCATGGTGATGTTAAAACCGCTCAATTATTGGTTGATTTACTAAAAGAAGTTGATATTGACCTAGAAGAAATAGCATCAAAATACACAGGCGATATAATTGCTAACCAATTTGGAAAACTAACGAAAAAACTCAACCCCGCCAGCATGGAATCAAACAACCCACTTGAGATAATTAAAAACGGACTGTCTACCTTGTTAATCAGTCCAACTAAATCTGAACGATACAAATATAAAAACAGTTAG
- the ubiE gene encoding bifunctional demethylmenaquinone methyltransferase/2-methoxy-6-polyprenyl-1,4-benzoquinol methylase UbiE, protein MENTTHFGFKQVATNDKQSLVRDVFNSVASKYDLMNDILSFGAHRLWKRYTIASSNVKAGDKVLDIAGGTGDLAIKFRKKVGDNGQVILSDINAAMLNEGRKNLINKGVFGVEFVQLNAQCLPFGNNTFDCVSIAFGLRNVTDKDQALKEMYRILKPGGCLLILEFSTIDSALLKKFYDFYSFNIMPKLGGIIADDEASYQYLAESIRKHPNQETLKDMVLDAGFYFCEYHNLSGGIVALHKGIKV, encoded by the coding sequence ATGGAAAATACCACGCATTTTGGATTCAAGCAGGTTGCCACAAACGATAAACAAAGTTTGGTTAGGGATGTTTTTAACTCTGTCGCAAGTAAATATGACTTAATGAACGATATCTTGTCCTTTGGTGCGCACCGTCTTTGGAAGCGTTATACGATTGCTTCAAGTAACGTTAAGGCTGGCGACAAAGTACTAGACATTGCTGGTGGTACGGGTGATTTAGCCATTAAATTTAGGAAAAAAGTGGGTGATAATGGGCAGGTCATATTAAGTGATATTAACGCCGCTATGCTGAATGAGGGTCGTAAGAACTTAATCAACAAAGGTGTTTTTGGCGTTGAATTTGTGCAACTCAATGCGCAATGCCTACCCTTTGGTAACAATACATTTGATTGTGTCAGCATTGCTTTTGGCCTTAGAAACGTGACTGATAAAGACCAAGCACTCAAAGAAATGTATCGTATTTTGAAGCCTGGTGGCTGTTTGTTAATTTTAGAGTTTTCAACAATCGATTCTGCATTATTAAAAAAATTCTACGACTTTTATTCATTCAATATTATGCCAAAACTTGGTGGTATTATTGCTGATGACGAGGCTTCGTATCAATATTTAGCTGAATCAATCCGCAAACATCCAAACCAAGAAACCCTTAAAGACATGGTGCTAGATGCAGGCTTTTATTTTTGCGAATATCATAATTTATCAGGTGGCATTGTTGCCTTGCATAAAGGCATTAAAGTATAA
- a CDS encoding citrate synthase, translated as MIEYIPGLAGVPATESSISSIDGKNGILAYRGYSIEDLVKYASFEEVSMLLRDGELPDKNKLDNFKNVLHKRYEVKRNIRSMMWSLPTNGHPMDVLQTAIAAMATFYPDAGAQNPDSVYTQSALTKIISNMSTLVAMWARISAGYDPIPPSKGMSYAKNFLYMSFGEEPDDDIVKLFDACLILHAEHTINASTFSAMVTASTLTNPFASISAAVGTLAGSLHGGANEDVLKMLDDIGDAKNARGYIKNRLKNKQVIWGMGHREYSVKDPRASILQAMIEAYVKKSNMRLSKRFETILEVERICEELLSSKGVYPNVDFYSGILYAEILKIPPTHFTPIFAMARSAGWAAHWHEQVGHNRIFRPTQIYTGADFRDYPKK; from the coding sequence ATGATTGAATATATCCCAGGTTTGGCAGGTGTTCCTGCGACAGAATCTTCCATTTCTTCTATTGATGGGAAAAATGGTATTTTGGCTTATCGTGGCTACTCAATCGAGGACTTGGTTAAATACGCCTCTTTTGAAGAAGTATCTATGCTGCTTCGAGATGGAGAGCTGCCAGACAAAAACAAACTAGACAACTTTAAAAATGTTTTACACAAACGTTATGAAGTAAAGCGTAATATCCGTTCTATGATGTGGTCTTTGCCTACCAATGGACATCCAATGGATGTTTTACAAACCGCTATTGCTGCTATGGCGACGTTCTATCCTGATGCAGGTGCACAAAACCCTGACTCTGTCTATACACAAAGCGCACTGACTAAAATCATTTCTAACATGAGTACTTTGGTGGCAATGTGGGCGCGTATTAGTGCTGGTTATGATCCTATTCCACCTAGCAAAGGAATGTCATACGCTAAGAACTTTTTATATATGTCGTTTGGGGAAGAGCCTGATGATGATATTGTCAAGCTTTTTGATGCTTGCTTAATTCTACATGCAGAACATACCATTAATGCCTCAACTTTTTCTGCCATGGTAACTGCCTCCACGCTTACCAATCCCTTTGCTTCAATTTCAGCTGCGGTTGGTACTTTAGCAGGCTCCTTACATGGTGGTGCAAATGAAGATGTGCTTAAAATGTTGGATGACATTGGTGATGCTAAAAATGCGCGTGGTTATATTAAAAACCGCTTAAAAAACAAACAAGTCATTTGGGGTATGGGGCACAGAGAATATAGTGTTAAAGACCCTCGTGCAAGTATTTTACAAGCCATGATTGAAGCTTATGTCAAAAAATCCAACATGCGCCTTTCTAAACGCTTTGAAACTATATTAGAGGTCGAAAGAATTTGTGAAGAATTACTATCAAGCAAAGGTGTTTATCCAAATGTAGATTTTTACTCAGGCATTTTATACGCCGAAATTTTGAAAATTCCACCAACACACTTTACGCCTATTTTTGCCATGGCTCGTTCTGCTGGCTGGGCAGCTCATTGGCACGAACAAGTTGGACACAATCGCATTTTTAGACCCACACAAATCTACACAGGGGCTGATTTTAGAGATTATCCTAAAAAATAA
- a CDS encoding tyrosine-type recombinase/integrase has protein sequence MKPISVLLKWLEVSKIENSYLFQSLFKGGRLRGNKMHHSDIPRIVKHYSSLIGLDSSNISGHFLRAGFVTSAVAHGARLDKIMETTRHKSPQTVLYYMRDKDLFDDHAGVGFL, from the coding sequence TTGAAGCCTATTTCGGTTTTGCTAAAATGGCTAGAAGTTTCTAAAATCGAAAATAGTTATTTATTTCAAAGCCTATTCAAAGGAGGTAGATTGAGAGGTAATAAAATGCACCATTCTGACATTCCAAGGATTGTAAAACACTATAGTTCTTTAATTGGATTGGATTCTAGTAATATATCAGGACATTTTTTAAGGGCAGGTTTTGTTACCAGTGCTGTAGCACACGGTGCTAGGCTAGATAAAATTATGGAAACTACTCGACATAAATCCCCTCAAACTGTTTTATACTACATGAGAGATAAAGATTTATTTGACGACCATGCAGGCGTAGGATTTTTATAA
- a CDS encoding transposase has protein sequence MRITPIKKIMIISGACSSAVSRWRKQYLAELGGQTPESGKALTSEQQTIQLLEKQLWRAQRDNEILKKATALFAVDNHQVI, from the coding sequence ATGAGAATTACACCAATAAAAAAAATCATGATAATATCAGGAGCTTGCTCCTCAGCAGTTAGCAGATGGAGAAAACAATACCTAGCAGAGCTTGGTGGACAAACACCAGAGTCAGGCAAAGCGCTGACTTCTGAACAACAAACAATACAACTGCTTGAGAAACAACTTTGGCGCGCACAAAGGGACAATGAAATCTTAAAAAAGGCAACAGCCTTGTTCGCTGTGGACAATCACCAAGTGATATGA
- a CDS encoding IS3 family transposase — protein MIKLIKQTAIEVGYTYGKRRMRVVLNNQGYNIGIYQTATLMKKANVVAIRPRKRHYYPNTRLMFKKAKNLLNRVFEQQSINTHWVGDITYIKTYQGERLIDQ, from the coding sequence ATGATTAAATTAATCAAACAAACTGCTATTGAAGTTGGATACACCTATGGCAAACGCAGAATGCGAGTAGTTTTGAATAACCAAGGTTATAACATTGGTATTTACCAAACTGCAACGCTAATGAAAAAAGCCAATGTAGTTGCCATACGCCCAAGAAAGCGTCATTATTACCCTAATACTAGATTGATGTTTAAAAAGGCAAAAAACCTATTAAATCGTGTGTTTGAGCAGCAATCAATTAATACGCATTGGGTTGGTGATATTACCTATATCAAAACCTATCAAGGTGAAAGATTAATAGACCAATAA
- the surE gene encoding 5'/3'-nucleotidase SurE, with product MRILISNDDGYQAQGIVQLAQSLAQEHDVIVVAPSENKSAASSSLTLDKPLRPIQISNNVYSIDATPSDCVHLALCGFLNEKIDLVVTGINFGANLGDDVIYSGTVAGAIEGRFLGLPSVAISLASWEGRHFETAGVIAKQLISQISHAQLSHDTVLNVNVPDVALNDIKGFQTTRLGKRHMSEQSVADKDDPALYWIGENGKEADNGVGTDFHAIANHYVSVTPLQIDLTKYNEIDTVSEWLNQIK from the coding sequence ATGAGGATTTTAATTAGTAATGACGATGGTTACCAAGCCCAAGGTATTGTGCAACTCGCCCAATCTTTAGCGCAAGAACACGACGTTATTGTAGTTGCACCTAGTGAAAATAAATCAGCTGCCAGTAGTTCGCTTACACTTGATAAGCCTTTAAGACCAATTCAGATATCAAATAATGTTTATAGTATTGACGCAACGCCAAGTGATTGTGTGCATTTGGCTTTATGTGGTTTTTTAAATGAAAAAATTGATTTGGTGGTGACAGGGATTAATTTTGGCGCTAATTTGGGTGATGATGTGATTTATTCAGGCACCGTTGCTGGCGCGATAGAGGGGCGATTTTTAGGCTTACCATCAGTGGCGATATCACTAGCAAGTTGGGAAGGTCGGCATTTTGAGACGGCAGGTGTTATCGCCAAACAATTAATTAGCCAAATATCTCATGCTCAGTTGTCACACGATACTGTGCTGAATGTCAATGTACCGGATGTGGCTTTGAATGATATTAAAGGGTTTCAAACAACGCGCTTAGGAAAACGCCATATGTCAGAGCAAAGTGTTGCTGATAAAGACGACCCAGCCCTGTACTGGATTGGTGAAAACGGTAAAGAGGCCGATAATGGCGTAGGCACAGATTTTCATGCCATTGCTAATCATTATGTGTCAGTCACCCCTTTGCAAATTGATCTGACTAAATATAATGAGATTGATACGGTGTCAGAATGGCTAAATCAAATCAAATAA
- a CDS encoding ATP-dependent Clp protease adaptor ClpS produces MEFVIDVLVQFFSKSEEATQAIMLKIHIEGGGEGICT; encoded by the coding sequence ATGGAATTTGTGATTGATGTGCTTGTGCAATTTTTTTCCAAAAGCGAAGAGGCGACTCAAGCAATTATGCTTAAAATTCACATAGAGGGAGGGGGAGAGGGAATTTGCACGTAA